From the Xylocopa sonorina isolate GNS202 chromosome 9, iyXylSono1_principal, whole genome shotgun sequence genome, the window GGGCAGAGAATTAAGGCCAACCAGAAGATACGAGCTTCTGTTGTGTTAATGCGGTTCTGTTGAACACCCTGAAACACAGGGTACATAGTAGACCTTGTATATTACGGtaagcaattataattctttctcTCCGGTCTttcttttaaacaaaaataGTGATACAGtaaatttcttttcttcttttttattgtGAAGGGCAAGTGAGAACTGACAAGCCTTGAGCTActcagaatcaagtaaaaccaGTGCTTACAAAAATACGAAAAACAAATTCGAAGACAAACCTTTTTAGATTCAAACATCCAATGACTTTTCCCATTATCATCCACGTAATTCCACCATCTAAGACCAACCATCAGCCTTCCGGTGATATTTTTCACGGTCCAGAAGTCCATCGACAAAAGCAATACAATGACTACAAAACTAGTTATAAAAGTATTGGAAAACCACGAGCAAAACATATAAGATATTATCGCCCCTATTCTAAAGGCCAAATGAAACATGGTGACGATTGGGTGTCTACAAGAATTAAAGATCCTGTCAATGACCGAGCTCTGTTTTAGCTTACGACTAGTTACATGTAAGACTCAAATTTATGTACTTAAGTTTGTTGTTGTTTTGACCCGACTCATCCTCTTCCCCGAAAGCAATCGTATCATCATCCATTAGCAACGGAACCTGCAGACGGACAATGTTGTAGAATATTTAAACATTGACAAGCCACAATGACATTAAACAAACAATGCTCTCGATACCAAGAAAATACGACAGAGCAAATAAAGCTACATACTCGAAATACGACAAGATCGCAATTATTAATACACTTTTATTGATACATCCGTGTACGTACTAATAGAGAAAAAATTCGCACGAACGAACGTCACTCAACGTCTGTCGAAACGTGTCAAAACAACGTGGATGTCTACACAACAAAGCCAGCGTTTCCTTttacgcgatttaaaaaacgtGAACCGGTTATTGAGAgtgaaaacgaaaaaaaaaggtgaAAAAAAACACTTGGCGTCAATGCATAAAAATCGTATGGGTTAAAATGATCTGTCCACTTACCGACGCGGACGCCATATTAACATGTTTCGCTAAAAGCTTCCAGCGACACTAACGCCTCCGTCGCCGCGAAAAAAACCGCGAAACTCGCACAGGAATGTTGCCAACGACAATCTTCGAACCTCGTGCGAAACATACCCTCGAAGTGCTCGCAACAAATTGAACTTCTCGAGAAAAGACCAACGAACCAAGTTGCAAGTCGATCGTAGGTTACAAACTTATAACAGAAGTTTCTCGTGGCCCAAACGGCCAGGCGCGCCCCCATTGGCCGAGCACGGGTCGACGCGTCGGGAACGGCCGTTCCTATTGGCCAATTGCGAAAAGCATTTCGCGTCACATACACAAGCAACCCCATTCGCGTTTAAGGGTGAGTAATAAAGCCGCGTTAACGACACGACTACGTGTGGCTCGTCCGGTTCCATGTCAACGTTCTGCGTTCCGTGCTCGGAAATCGTAATTGACGTGTGCGGGGACGAAGTTGTCGTGCAACAATTGCTGGTGGCGGGTGTGCACCGCGCGGCGGAGTGGCAATAGCAGCGCCGTAATTCAGCGGTGATAGTGACTGTGGTCGAAGGTAGAGTCAGTGACGGTTGTAATGGTGGTGGTGCCGGTGGTGGTGGTGACTGAGATAAGTGCGGGGGACTGAATGCATATCAGCGAATTTTGTATCCCATGAAACAGTTTCTCGTGATTCACGTCACGGAGGATGTGCGGTATGATCTAAGGTGTTCTGAGCCGAAACGATTGATACGATGTTAAGGGATTCATCGCCGATCACACAGGCGCTCCTAGGGACGTTATTTACGTGGGCTCTCACCGCAGCGGGTGCCGCACTTGTCATCGTAATTCGTGGAAAACAAGTAAGTCTTTTTCTGGTTTTACTCATTTTATAGAGCTATTATTCTAAACTCCTACGTATTTCGTTCGACACCCGCGATGTTAATTGAAAATAGGTACAGATTCGATCCTAACCTATCGCGCGAAACACGCACTAGCCTTATCCGATTTTATCGCTGTTTCCCCGCGAAAATTGCCATGTTTTGAATAAGCTAAGGTTTGAGAGTGTTTCGAGTGATGTATTATAATGACGGGATGATATTACGTTTGTTACGCGTTCTGCGCTTTCGTCGCTGCTCTTTACCGGCACGAAATTTTAAGTCGAGCAATATCTCGGTCCACGTAGAATGAAACATTCGTCGGATATTAAATGTATTCGTCGAACTTTATCGTTTCGAGGTATCGCTGTATCGGTGCAAAAACGTGCAAAAAATCAGTCGAGTTTTCGCTTGAACTTGAAAACGTGTTACGCAAAATCCACTATCTATTTCGACGTTATCTAACACTCACCgtgtacctttttttttttattataaaataaatcTAATACATGTTTACTTTCGAAACTTTATCTGATAAGATTGCGGACGTGCGCTAGCTAAACTGCGCGCAGAATTTGCATTTTGCGAAAGAGATGGAGAGAGAGTTTCTCTGAAACATTTTGACATTGAAATGCCATCTCGTGTTTGAAAGTTTCAGCGGGATTATTAAATCGCTCGTCGTTCGAGAGAAGTAACATTCCATGAAACGTGCGTTCACAGCGATAGGTCTGCCAGTAATTATTCCAATGAGATCAGTTTACGTACATTCTATTGTCTCTccctcctctttctctttctctctctctctctctccctctctctgacGCTTTCAACAGGTTCACCGTGTATCCCAAATGCGAAAGGTCGGCATTGCAGCTACTCTCTCGATTCGCATCGAAGTTGAAGGAAACAATGCCGGAGCTTACGCGGTTGGGGCGTGCGGTGCACGGTTGTGTTCACCTGTTGACCCGCTCGCGTGTACACGAATTCGTGAACACGCTACACTGTACGATTGTAGTCAGGAACTGGGACGATTCTAACAGATTGCACGGGTTTCGTTGCAGCGTAAATTGTTGGACATCAGCCTGGGATTCGCTGGCGGCGTGATGATAGCTGCTAGCTACTGGTCTCTACTGGCACCTGCCATCGAAATGGCCACGGAGAGCACTAGCTACGGAGCAGAGGGCAAATACGCGTTCGTACCAGTCGGAGTTGGATTTCTCATAGGCGCGGCTTTCGTTTACGGGACGGACGCGTTGATATCTTCCCTTGGCATTCAGTCCCCCAATGTGCTTTTAGCTATGCAATCAGTCGGTACGAAACAAAGACGCAAGATCGTTGCAAAACTAAAGAGTGACGAGGATTTAGACGATTATGATCCGTATAACAGCGTACAGATATCCGGTGGGAAAATGTATACTCGTATTGACTCGACCACCATCGATGGTATCACATTTTTTTCTTGTAACATCCAATTCTCTCTCTGTAGGCTTGGAAAATGGGATCAGTTCACGATATACTCTATACACgtgtatattatattacgtttaTACATATATGTTCGATAGTCAATGTACACTCGCCCCTCTTTGCTTTAATCGCACAAGTGAGCAGCTTCGTTCAGGAAAAAGCAGTTCCGAAGTTTATTATGCTCCCGGGAGCGagggaaaaggaaagaaaaaggggaggcagaaaaaagaacagaaacggagaaagaaagaaataagaCGGGATCGTTTTAATTTTACCAAGTTACTGCTTGTTTCTGAGGAGTGCGCTATCGTTTGTCTTGCATCTGATGCGCATTATTATACTCTGTACTATGTATCTACATAGTTGGCTGAAAATGTTTGTCACCGTTAACGCTTCGCACGTTACAACAACAAGCCGAAGACTATTGTCGCTTGTGCATGGAACCGTTTTCAAAGCAACAGGTGGAACTTACAAAAACCACGAACAACGGATTATGAATAGAACGATTATTAAAATGTAATTCTGCTAACACGATTAACACACCTCTGGACGTAGGTAGCAACGATTAACATAATGTGaccgattcttttttttttttttgctcgtgTTTATAAAGTTCCACTACTTGTAAAACTGATCTTATTAATCCTGCCTGCGGATACATAACGTGCAAAACGTGAAAACTGAAAGTACCGGGTATTGAAGATATGATAAGCTTTACCGTGCTTTAATCTTTTGAGGATGAAATTAAAAAGTTGTGTTTAAATAGAATGGGCTCGTACACACTGGGCTGGTTTACACAACATTCGTGATATGAAAGTGTAGCGTCTGTTGATCACCTGGCTAACGTCATCGGTGCGCTTTTTTTTTTAGGCTTCTACGAACAAAATACTCGAAGGCGACAAATCGCTAGTATAAACGAACCGACGGAGCAAGGAGAAATTGGAACGGTTTACGAGAATCCGAACAACGAGAATAAGAACAACCAATGGAGAAGAGTGTTGTTGCTGGTCGTTGCCATTACGGTAGGCCAACTCGCACCGATTATCTAACGCAATTTAATTTACGCCCGTTATCGTGCAATTATACGCGCATATGCTGCGTTACAATTAAATGAAGCTTTTATAACGCATCAGGTACACAATATTCCAGAGGGTCTTGCGGTCGGAGTCGGATTTGCCGCGATTAACAGCACGGCGTCAGCTACTTTTGAAAACGCAAGGTAAGCAACATTCTACGTTCTTGTGAGTAAGAAAAAGATCCGTGTGGAAACCTGGTCGAAACGATTTAGTTGCCACAATATATGAATTGCGTTCCCGATGCGAATAATTATCGCGTAGGCGTTATATTAAACAAAGCAGATTGTTCCTGACGCGATAACAAGCTGTTTTCGTAGGCAAGAATCGTTCTAGGAATAGCATAGACTAGACCGTGACGGTGTTCCGATCAGGCTCTAAACGCGTCTAAACTTACTCACTTAGACCAATCGTGCCTATCAAATTCATTATAGAAGATCAACCATCGTTAAATGGTTAAAAGGATCGGCTCTGAGGACTGCCAGAACAATTTGTTCAAATTGTTAAGAACGGATCGGTGCATTTCATTGAAAAGCCATATTCTTTCGACGCAACGTTAACCGTCTAATAGATTAGAATACTTCGTTCCGGAGAATTCGAAATTCACGATCTATTTTCGTATCGTTCAACCATGCGTATAATGATTTGCCAAATAAAAACCGTGTACTCTCGAATTCCATTCTTCAGATACCATTGCAAGGGCATAGAAAAACGTACGACGAATAACGAATTCTCTCTGAAACGGAATATAACCCATTCTAAGAAAGcgtaaaagaaataaaaattcgATGATTTCGAATTTTCGTTTTGTCGATCATTGGGAAGATCTCGTCTCTTTCACTCGTCGATAAGGTAGGCCACGTTAGCGTTCGAAAGCGAAGAGTTTGAACGATTGCCCGATGGATGGCGAAACTGGTAACGTTGAACCGACGCGAGTTACGAGCGCGTGATAGGAGGTCCCCATGAATGAGTTTCTATGGTGGTCGGTCGCGAGTGCCAGCCGCAGGCAAAGTTTATTGGCAGCGGTGGGTGCTCGAGGCGAGGGGGAAGGGCACGTGTGGCCCTGGAATTCAACGAGCCCTAGGCGCCGCGCATTCCATTCCAGCTTACCGCTTTCCCCGCTTCCGCCCTCTCCTCTCCTCCTGGAGTTCTCCTGAACCCGCTCTCCTGAACCGCCTCACGCCTTTGACTTTGAAACACGACGATGCCCGCGATGACGTGTACAACCACATACATCGAGTGATATGACGTTGATTTCATTTCTGCTCGGTGAGCCGGCCGAGCAGCGTAAACTTTATTTATAGAAAAAAATGTCAACGATAATCGCTCACGCCTGTACACGTATCTTTCTTCTCCTCTTTACTCtcgtcgtttttctttttttttttgtcctttCGCAGAGATAACCTGCCTGTTCGTTTAACCCTAACCgccctaagaaacgatctacgtATTCACGCTACTTTGAACTTCAGTTTCTCCTgggtttctgtttttttttttttaataactaGTCTCGTTGCTGTTCATTTTAACCGAACTACGAGTGTTTCTTCACGCTTACGAAGAGTATCAGTACCAATGAAGAAATACAAAATGGAGGAACGGTACACGTTACGTATCCACCGGTTAAACGGCAATCGAATGAAGATCGAACCGAAACAGCGATTGTAACTCATCGTTCTCTAAGTCCTCTTACCAACCAGCCGTATTGCGCCGAAATCGAAGTGGATCGCGGCGGGCATCGAATTCCACGGCCGTTCGAACGACGCTGTCGGATGTTCGTGTTTAAAGATTACGAGGCGTCCGCGGGTCATTTAAGAATCCGTGGAATGAACGGACCGTGTCGGCTGTTTTCCTTTCCGTCGCCGTCGATAATTAAGAAATACAGCGAGAGGGGAAGGTGGGAGACGCTCTTTTTCGTTCGAGAGACGCACGATACACGCTCGTCGAGGGTTGAACGGAAAAAGCGGCGTACCCAGCGAAAGTCTTGGACGGACTTTGGCCAGGCGAAGTAAATACTTTTGTCCCGTTCGTCTAATTAAACAGAGAACGGAATAGCGACGAGGCGATAAGGCGGCGGTACGTGAACGCGGTATCGCGCAAGTTTCCCGGTTATGAATGAATCGCTGGCTCGGTCCGAAAGATGACCCCGGCCGATATATCGGAGCCGTGCGTATCTCCACGCAGCGGTTCGTGCCGTGCGTACATTCGGTTATCGCGCCGCGACTGCGAACGTGTCCTCCTCGCCCGACGTATCCTCCTTCAGGGAAAGCGTGACGATGGGAAACGCTCGACGGGGACCAGTATCCTCTAATCGCGCAGGCTTATCGACGGTCGTCGATGTTGTACAATAGTTTGCTCTTGGACAGTAGAAAGTTGtagtttataaaaaaaaaaaaaaggaaaagaatgtacacctcgtagttCATTAACCGTTCGAGCGCCAAACAGCGATCGCGTTACTTTCAGTACTTAACAGTGCCAACTGCTCGATGAGAAGAGCCAAATTGATTGCACATTCGTGAGAATGACACGGCAACAATAACGCAAGATTTTCTATTGATAAGTATGAGAAACCGCGTCCTTGCGTTTCTTGGAAGTACGAGACGTGGAAATTAAGAATCGCCATCGCGCTTCTTAGCACTTTTGACCGTGGAAATTCGGTAACACTCTTCGTGGCACTTTTCAATTGGATTCTTCCAAAAATTCGTGCCAAATGGCGTTCAAATTTCAGAAACAGAAGCGCAAGTTAAGAAAGTACAAAGAAAGAAAGCGAAACTTAACTATTTGAATCGATGATTTGAGTAGTCTTCAAGAAACTTCAATGGCGTCTCTGTAGATCACAACTTCACACGGTATAATAATGTTTAAAAGGAGATAAAATTTGGTACCCGCGAGCGTACGCTACGTAGCGTTGCGAGTCGCGTTGAAGAAACGAACAGGCGAGGATCGAGCGAAGAGACGGCGACGGTGCGTCCCCG encodes:
- the LOC143427399 gene encoding putative Golgi apparatus membrane protein-like protein CG5021 isoform X1, which gives rise to MASASVPLLMDDDTIAFGEEDESGQNNNKLKHPIVTMFHLAFRIGAIISYMFCSWFSNTFITSFVVIVLLLSMDFWTVKNITGRLMVGLRWWNYVDDNGKSHWMFESKKGVQQNRINTTEARIFWLALILCPLLWSVFFVVALFGLKFKWLLLICIAIVLNGANLYGYVKCKMGEDKSISATTGDFLKKQVIQNVASMMTRSPSTNNPSGQPTNVI
- the Zip48c gene encoding zinc/iron regulated transporter-related protein 48C isoform X2 — translated: MLRDSSPITQALLGTLFTWALTAAGAALVIVIRGKQRKLLDISLGFAGGVMIAASYWSLLAPAIEMATESTSYGAEGKYAFVPVGVGFLIGAAFVYGTDALISSLGIQSPNVLLAMQSVGFYEQNTRRRQIASINEPTEQGEIGTVYENPNNENKNNQWRRVLLLVVAITVHNIPEGLAVGVGFAAINSTASATFENARNLAIGIGIQNFPEGLAVALPLQAAGISTLKSFWYGQLSGMVEPLAGVLGAAGVELAEPALPYALAFAAGAMIYVVIDDIVPEAHQSGNGKLASWAAIVGFLIMMSLDVGLG
- the LOC143427399 gene encoding putative Golgi apparatus membrane protein-like protein CG5021 isoform X2 produces the protein MASASVPLLMDDDTIAFGEEDESGQNNNKLKHPIVTMFHLAFRIGAIISYMFCSWFSNTFITSFVVIVLLLSMDFWTVKNITGRLMVGLRWWNYVDDNGKSHWMFESKKNRINTTEARIFWLALILCPLLWSVFFVVALFGLKFKWLLLICIAIVLNGANLYGYVKCKMGEDKSISATTGDFLKKQVIQNVASMMTRSPSTNNPSGQPTNVI
- the Zip48c gene encoding zinc/iron regulated transporter-related protein 48C isoform X1, which codes for MLRDSSPITQALLGTLFTWALTAAGAALVIVIRGKQRKLLDISLGFAGGVMIAASYWSLLAPAIEMATESTSYGAEGKYAFVPVGVGFLIGAAFVYGTDALISSLGIQSPNVLLAMQSVGTKQRRKIVAKLKSDEDLDDYDPYNSVQISGGKMYTRIDSTTIDGFYEQNTRRRQIASINEPTEQGEIGTVYENPNNENKNNQWRRVLLLVVAITVHNIPEGLAVGVGFAAINSTASATFENARNLAIGIGIQNFPEGLAVALPLQAAGISTLKSFWYGQLSGMVEPLAGVLGAAGVELAEPALPYALAFAAGAMIYVVIDDIVPEAHQSGNGKLASWAAIVGFLIMMSLDVGLG